Proteins encoded by one window of Nitrospira sp. CR1.1:
- a CDS encoding glycosyltransferase, with translation MNIFHDNLNRLASRDQDLATTVKSAAGGVLTIEPSKSGSPSARRSGRWIHSAYDPIREAQTWADTHAAACQPGETVVVAGVGLLHHVEALRSKLAPDVAVAVLIPNLDEFHDALAGRSLEAWSESILWLPGSPTEIAERLSKAGRPIRCLAYSPATLWDADFHRAFEEALRRRISRQAGGQLTIALVGPIYGGSLPIAGYVKRALETLGHKVQWIDHSVHASSYEVMGTLKDARNRQLMQGRMADVLSQWTLATLAESPPDLVLSLAQAPLTLQVLEHLRKKKFLTAMWFVENYRHLTYWQQLAPGYEFWFVFQQGACLDAFRQAGARQVSYLPMAADPELHCPLTLSDEDRHTFGSDVSFVGAGYANRRRLFPALLRQPWSFKLWGNEWDGADDLRAVLQLDGSRIDTATCMKVFNATAINLNLHSTTGAGLDPQADFVNPRTFELAACGAFQLVDHRSQLPQFFTEQEMVSFKDFGDVPGFVQRWLADPSARRAMANAARARVLSEHTYVHRMQDLLGQIGLSQPDRIGSVLRGDRQRDSLLARCAEDRPLEALLRDCPNGQRIELKDVAARIRSKGPTATLKREELMVLMLDEYRSETRDLL, from the coding sequence ATGAATATCTTTCACGACAACCTCAACCGCCTGGCGTCACGAGATCAAGACCTCGCGACCACGGTCAAGTCCGCTGCCGGCGGAGTACTCACAATTGAACCGTCGAAAAGCGGTTCTCCTTCGGCCCGCCGATCCGGTCGCTGGATTCATAGCGCGTACGACCCCATTCGTGAAGCCCAGACCTGGGCTGACACGCACGCAGCGGCCTGCCAACCGGGAGAAACGGTCGTCGTAGCGGGGGTAGGGCTGCTCCATCATGTCGAGGCGCTTCGAAGCAAGTTGGCGCCTGATGTGGCAGTGGCTGTCCTGATTCCAAACCTCGACGAATTTCATGATGCTCTTGCAGGACGCTCGCTCGAGGCCTGGAGTGAATCCATTCTCTGGTTGCCGGGATCGCCGACCGAAATTGCGGAGAGACTGAGCAAAGCAGGCCGCCCGATACGCTGTCTGGCTTATTCGCCGGCAACCCTGTGGGATGCAGATTTCCACCGTGCCTTCGAAGAGGCGTTGCGACGCAGGATTTCCCGCCAGGCCGGCGGCCAACTGACAATTGCCCTGGTGGGACCGATTTACGGGGGATCGCTCCCGATCGCCGGCTACGTGAAACGGGCCCTGGAAACACTCGGCCACAAGGTGCAGTGGATCGATCACAGCGTCCACGCGTCAAGTTACGAGGTGATGGGGACACTGAAAGATGCGCGCAACCGTCAATTGATGCAAGGCCGGATGGCCGATGTGTTGAGTCAATGGACCTTGGCCACACTCGCCGAATCGCCTCCCGATCTCGTGCTCTCGCTGGCTCAGGCTCCATTAACGTTGCAGGTCCTCGAACATCTTCGAAAGAAAAAATTTCTCACCGCGATGTGGTTCGTGGAGAACTATCGCCATCTGACCTACTGGCAGCAGTTGGCGCCGGGATACGAATTTTGGTTTGTGTTTCAGCAGGGCGCCTGCCTGGACGCGTTCCGCCAGGCCGGAGCGCGGCAGGTGAGTTATCTCCCGATGGCGGCCGACCCGGAACTGCATTGTCCCCTGACGTTATCGGATGAAGACCGGCACACGTTCGGGTCCGATGTGTCGTTCGTCGGCGCAGGGTATGCCAATCGCCGGCGGCTGTTTCCGGCGCTGCTCCGCCAGCCCTGGTCGTTCAAACTCTGGGGCAATGAATGGGACGGAGCCGACGATCTCCGCGCCGTTCTGCAACTGGACGGGTCCCGGATCGACACCGCCACCTGTATGAAGGTGTTTAATGCCACGGCGATCAATCTGAATCTGCATTCCACCACAGGCGCAGGCTTGGATCCCCAAGCCGACTTCGTCAATCCACGCACGTTTGAATTGGCGGCCTGCGGGGCTTTTCAATTGGTTGATCATCGCTCACAGCTGCCTCAATTTTTCACTGAGCAGGAGATGGTGTCGTTCAAGGATTTTGGCGATGTTCCAGGATTCGTACAACGATGGCTGGCAGATCCGTCGGCTCGCCGGGCCATGGCGAATGCCGCCCGGGCACGTGTGTTGAGTGAGCATACCTATGTGCATCGGATGCAAGATCTCCTGGGACAGATCGGATTGTCGCAGCCGGATCGTATCGGATCCGTGCTGCGAGGAGACCGGCAACGGGACTCCTTGTTGGCGCGCTGTGCGGAGGATCGTCCCCTGGAGGCTCTCTTGCGAGATTGTCCGAACGGCCAACGAATCGAATTGAAAGACGTGGCCGCGCGGATTCGAAGTAAGGGTCCGACCGCTACCCTCAAACGCGAAGAGTTGATGGTGCTGATGTTGGATGAATACCGGAGTGAAACGCGCGACCTGTTATGA